The nucleotide sequence GTGTACTACTTTGTTATATCCTTGAATAGTATTTTTGAGCCTTTTTGATGGTGCGGTTAATGGGCTGTTATTAATATCTTCGGGGTTAGGGTGGGAGTTGATTATGTTTTCTATTTCCGAAAAATTTGCTTCATTATTGCTGAATAATGATGAAATAGCATTAATAGATGAAAATACCAACGCTTCAAATTCGTGTAATTGAATATATGGAAAAAGGTTTGGAAAAGATTTTCCCTTTTCTTTTTCAATATCTTCAATAATTGCCTTTTCCAAGAAAGATAATCTTTCTGTTTTATTTACAATTTTATCTGTTTCTGTGTATTTCGGAAAATCTTTTGGAAGAGCATAAAAATCAATCAAAGTACTTACAATTACATTATTTTCATACAAACAATTTATCAAATCTGTTTTCAAATGACGGTACTTGGTAAGTCCGCCTTTTGTATGTTTGATTTTAAAGCAATTAACACTTTGCAATCCTTTGGAATATAAATAAGGGCTTAAGACTTTGTCGATAAACTCTTTTTCGGTATCGCCTTCTACTACAATAATCAGTCTTTTCATAGTGGCTGTCCTTTAATAATGCTTTTTGTCCAAAGTTCTCCAATAGAATAATCATCAATCCAATTACTCAACACCTCTTTGTCCAAACGCCGGAATACAGACTGATTACCTTCTTTATCAACGGTAATAATATCTTCGGTTTCAAAATTATTAAGCAACGTAACGGATTGTGTAGAAACAATGATTTGACAATCTTTTTCAGCAGCCGATTTAATTAATCCTGATAGTTTATTAATTGCCGTTGGATGCAAGCCTAATTCAGGTTCATCAATGATAATCACTTTTGGGAGTTTGGGTTGCATTAATAACGTTACCAAAGCGATAAATCTTAAACTTCCGTCTGATAAATGATTGGCATTGAAGTA is from Flavobacterium dauae and encodes:
- a CDS encoding DUF4276 family protein, translating into MKRLIIVVEGDTEKEFIDKVLSPYLYSKGLQSVNCFKIKHTKGGLTKYRHLKTDLINCLYENNVIVSTLIDFYALPKDFPKYTETDKIVNKTERLSFLEKAIIEDIEKEKGKSFPNLFPYIQLHEFEALVFSSINAISSLFSNNEANFSEIENIINSHPNPEDINNSPLTAPSKRLKNTIQGYNKVVHGIMIIEETGIETILKKCPRFNNWIQSLIEKAKE